From Triticum urartu cultivar G1812 chromosome 2, Tu2.1, whole genome shotgun sequence, a single genomic window includes:
- the LOC125535205 gene encoding putative serine/threonine-protein kinase-like protein CCR3 isoform X1, whose protein sequence is MALLTGLGQAATVAQLVGADVGGLISMTMQAALTARQNRAECEQLARRVLMIAQLLPHVQLAELEAAARPLAGLGDVLRDAHELVVSCQGRSAAYQFVMAGRTADRFREVQGRIDSYLILFPVISHIGITRRLERIYNVLVPDNDSTTGGEPSYPPPPRLSHTQSLFQESSQEMAQEVEVVRHGTEEFTLAEIMDATNGFARDAVIGYGGGGRVYKGRLHDGREVAVKRVNNLQSNNIQLELDILSRLRHKHIVRLLGSCVTAGTDKRKKRLLTTKRRKEPEEEPEGSIVYEYMENGTLYDHLHHNQGSSAASPLRVCWKMRIEVLLCVSRAIKHLHCHAVPPIIHRDIKSSNILFDARWVPHVSDFGSSLTWHVSSVKDSGLECPVMGTFGYVDPEYCLRGRVKPASDVYSLGVLMLEVLTGKRAFLQGGLKIKEDLACFASPIIEAGDIMELLDKRPVPGPTSLQLQALKRVAQIARCCVKWVGRARPAISDIVANLEMVHKLICRDEPCLVEESVVWPFLEKVDESPHAKSVPLAGYQPNLVHQKLTELCSH, encoded by the exons ATGGCGCTGTTGACCGGGCTGGGCCAGGCGGCGACGGTGGCGCAGCTGGTGGGTGCGGACGTCGGCGGGCTCATCTCCATGACCATGCAGGCCGCGCTGACGGCTCGGCAGAACAGGGCGGAGTGCGAGCAGCTGGCGCGCCGGGTCCTCATGATCGCGCAGCTGCTGCCGCACGTCCAGCTTGCCGAACTGGAGGCTGCCGCGCGGCCGCTGGCCGGGCTGGGCGACGTGCTCCGGGACGCCCATGAGCTCGTCGTGTCCTGCCAGGGGCGGAGCGCCGCCTACCAGTTCGTCATGGCCGGCAGGACCGCCGACCGGTTCAGGGAGGTTCAGGGCAGGATCGACTCCTACCTCATCCTCTTCCCTGTGATTAGCCACATCGGCATCACTCGCCGCCTTGAAAGGATCTACAACGTCCTCGTTCCAGACAACGACTCCACCACCGGTGGTGAACCATCGTATCCACCTCCACCACGGCTGTCCCACACGCAG TCTCTTTTTCAGGAGTCTTCGCAAGAGATGGCTCAGGAGGTGGAGGTAGTGCGGCATGGAACCGAGGAATTCACGTTGGCGGAAATCATGGATGCCACCAATGGCTTCGCCCGTGACGCCGTGATCGGCTATGGCGGCGGTGGAAGAGTGTACAAGGGCAGGCTTCATGATGGCCGAGAGGTGGCTGTCAAGCGCGTGAATAACCTGCAATCAAACAACATACAGCTGGAGCTCGACATCCTGTCACGGCTCCGACACAAACACATCGTTCGCCTCCTTGGATCGTGTGTGACTGCGGGCACGGACAAGAGAAAAAAGCGCCTGCTGACCACCAAGCGAAGAAAGGAACCCGAAGAGGAGCCAGAAGGGTCCATCGTCTACGAGTACATGGAGAACGGCACACTCTACGACCACCTGCACCATAACCAAGGCTCCTCTGCGGCATCACCATTGAGGGTGTGCTGGAAGATGCGCATAGAGGTGCTCCTCTGTGTGTCGCGCGCCATCAAGCACCTGCACTGTCATGCCGTACCGCCGATCATCCACCGTGACATCAAGTCAAGTAACATCCTTTTTGACGCTAGGTGGGTGCCACATGTGTCGGACTTTGGCTCGTCACTCACCTGGCACGTGTCGAGTGTGAAGGACTCGGGGTTGGAGTGCCCTGTTATGGGCACATTTGGGTACGTCGACCCTGAGTACTGCCTCAGAGGCCGCGTGAAGCCGGCGAGCGACGTATACAGCCTGGGCGTGCTCATGCTCGAGGTTTTAACAGGGAAACGGGCATTTCTCCAAGGAGGGTTGAAAATAAAGGAAGATCTAGCATGTTTTGCATCTCCCATCATCGAGGCTGGTGATATTATGGAGTTGCTGGACAAGCGACCTGTACCGGGGCCAACATCATTGCAGTTGCAGGCGCTGAAGCGTGTAGCGCAAATTGCACGATGCTGTGTCAAATGGGTTGGGAGGGCTCGGCCGGCCATATCGGATATCGTTGCCAACCTCGAGATGGTGCACAAGTTGATCTGCAGAGACGAGCCATGTTTAGTTGAAGAGTCAGTCGTGTGGCCTTTTCTTGAAAAAGTCGATGAGTCGCCACATGCCAAGAGTGTGCCATTAGCAGGCTACCAGCCCAATCTGGTACACCAGAAACTGACTGAACTCTGTTCACATTAA
- the LOC125535205 gene encoding putative serine/threonine-protein kinase-like protein CCR3 isoform X2 encodes MALLTGLGQAATVAQLVGADVGGLISMTMQAALTARQNRAECEQLARRVLMIAQLLPHVQLAELEAAARPLAGLGDVLRDAHELVVSCQGRSAAYQFVMAGRTADRFREVQGRIDSYLILFPVISHIGITRRLERIYNVLVPDNDSTTGGEPSYPPPPRLSHTQESSQEMAQEVEVVRHGTEEFTLAEIMDATNGFARDAVIGYGGGGRVYKGRLHDGREVAVKRVNNLQSNNIQLELDILSRLRHKHIVRLLGSCVTAGTDKRKKRLLTTKRRKEPEEEPEGSIVYEYMENGTLYDHLHHNQGSSAASPLRVCWKMRIEVLLCVSRAIKHLHCHAVPPIIHRDIKSSNILFDARWVPHVSDFGSSLTWHVSSVKDSGLECPVMGTFGYVDPEYCLRGRVKPASDVYSLGVLMLEVLTGKRAFLQGGLKIKEDLACFASPIIEAGDIMELLDKRPVPGPTSLQLQALKRVAQIARCCVKWVGRARPAISDIVANLEMVHKLICRDEPCLVEESVVWPFLEKVDESPHAKSVPLAGYQPNLVHQKLTELCSH; translated from the exons ATGGCGCTGTTGACCGGGCTGGGCCAGGCGGCGACGGTGGCGCAGCTGGTGGGTGCGGACGTCGGCGGGCTCATCTCCATGACCATGCAGGCCGCGCTGACGGCTCGGCAGAACAGGGCGGAGTGCGAGCAGCTGGCGCGCCGGGTCCTCATGATCGCGCAGCTGCTGCCGCACGTCCAGCTTGCCGAACTGGAGGCTGCCGCGCGGCCGCTGGCCGGGCTGGGCGACGTGCTCCGGGACGCCCATGAGCTCGTCGTGTCCTGCCAGGGGCGGAGCGCCGCCTACCAGTTCGTCATGGCCGGCAGGACCGCCGACCGGTTCAGGGAGGTTCAGGGCAGGATCGACTCCTACCTCATCCTCTTCCCTGTGATTAGCCACATCGGCATCACTCGCCGCCTTGAAAGGATCTACAACGTCCTCGTTCCAGACAACGACTCCACCACCGGTGGTGAACCATCGTATCCACCTCCACCACGGCTGTCCCACACGCAG GAGTCTTCGCAAGAGATGGCTCAGGAGGTGGAGGTAGTGCGGCATGGAACCGAGGAATTCACGTTGGCGGAAATCATGGATGCCACCAATGGCTTCGCCCGTGACGCCGTGATCGGCTATGGCGGCGGTGGAAGAGTGTACAAGGGCAGGCTTCATGATGGCCGAGAGGTGGCTGTCAAGCGCGTGAATAACCTGCAATCAAACAACATACAGCTGGAGCTCGACATCCTGTCACGGCTCCGACACAAACACATCGTTCGCCTCCTTGGATCGTGTGTGACTGCGGGCACGGACAAGAGAAAAAAGCGCCTGCTGACCACCAAGCGAAGAAAGGAACCCGAAGAGGAGCCAGAAGGGTCCATCGTCTACGAGTACATGGAGAACGGCACACTCTACGACCACCTGCACCATAACCAAGGCTCCTCTGCGGCATCACCATTGAGGGTGTGCTGGAAGATGCGCATAGAGGTGCTCCTCTGTGTGTCGCGCGCCATCAAGCACCTGCACTGTCATGCCGTACCGCCGATCATCCACCGTGACATCAAGTCAAGTAACATCCTTTTTGACGCTAGGTGGGTGCCACATGTGTCGGACTTTGGCTCGTCACTCACCTGGCACGTGTCGAGTGTGAAGGACTCGGGGTTGGAGTGCCCTGTTATGGGCACATTTGGGTACGTCGACCCTGAGTACTGCCTCAGAGGCCGCGTGAAGCCGGCGAGCGACGTATACAGCCTGGGCGTGCTCATGCTCGAGGTTTTAACAGGGAAACGGGCATTTCTCCAAGGAGGGTTGAAAATAAAGGAAGATCTAGCATGTTTTGCATCTCCCATCATCGAGGCTGGTGATATTATGGAGTTGCTGGACAAGCGACCTGTACCGGGGCCAACATCATTGCAGTTGCAGGCGCTGAAGCGTGTAGCGCAAATTGCACGATGCTGTGTCAAATGGGTTGGGAGGGCTCGGCCGGCCATATCGGATATCGTTGCCAACCTCGAGATGGTGCACAAGTTGATCTGCAGAGACGAGCCATGTTTAGTTGAAGAGTCAGTCGTGTGGCCTTTTCTTGAAAAAGTCGATGAGTCGCCACATGCCAAGAGTGTGCCATTAGCAGGCTACCAGCCCAATCTGGTACACCAGAAACTGACTGAACTCTGTTCACATTAA